From the genome of Leptolyngbya iicbica LK, one region includes:
- the glmM gene encoding phosphoglucosamine mutase, with translation MVSTPARPASRQQFSLPPGLGWQTLDLPQTQLFGTDGIRGQAGELLNAPLATQIGYWAGQVLQQHYGAQGPILLGQDSRNSGHMLSSALAAGLTSAGLEVWNLGLCPTAAVANLTPAVGAIGGVMISASHNPPQDNGIKFFGPEGTKLPTAVQQHIERSLRGLEAPHPTLVTAWGQWHHRPELVGQYLDFLRQPLPNLNLSGLKIVLDMAWGAAAGIATQAFDSTQAEVIGIHGLPDGDRINVNCGSTHLEPLKAAVREHQADIGFAFDGDADRVIAVDGQGRIVDGDYILYFWGKLLKDSQRLPNNLIISTVMANLGFERAWNALGGELLRTQVGDQHVHAEMVDRGAKLGGEQSGHILCHHYSLTGDGILTALHLADLVQKVGGSLAALVDQSFTTYPQRLDNIRVEDRDRRKNWQACDPVVQAIAQAEADMGALGRVLVRPSGTEPLIRVMVEAEQQPLVDHWTDHIAAAVRQHLAV, from the coding sequence ATGGTAAGCACCCCAGCGCGACCGGCGAGTCGCCAACAGTTTTCGTTGCCCCCAGGCTTGGGTTGGCAGACTCTCGACTTGCCCCAGACCCAATTATTTGGCACCGATGGTATCCGGGGGCAGGCCGGCGAGCTATTGAATGCGCCTCTAGCGACCCAAATCGGTTACTGGGCGGGGCAGGTGTTGCAGCAGCACTATGGCGCTCAGGGCCCCATTTTACTGGGCCAAGATTCTCGCAACTCTGGGCATATGCTGTCATCAGCGTTGGCGGCGGGTCTCACTTCGGCGGGGTTGGAAGTGTGGAATTTAGGATTGTGTCCCACCGCTGCTGTGGCGAATCTGACCCCAGCGGTTGGGGCGATCGGGGGCGTGATGATTTCGGCCAGCCATAACCCGCCTCAAGATAATGGCATCAAGTTTTTTGGCCCCGAGGGCACCAAATTGCCGACGGCTGTACAGCAGCATATCGAGCGATCGCTCCGGGGGTTAGAAGCCCCTCACCCAACGCTCGTTACGGCTTGGGGACAGTGGCACCATCGCCCAGAACTGGTGGGGCAATATCTGGATTTTTTGCGGCAACCGTTGCCTAATCTGAATTTGAGCGGGTTGAAGATTGTGCTGGATATGGCCTGGGGCGCAGCGGCGGGCATTGCCACGCAGGCGTTTGACAGTACTCAGGCAGAAGTCATTGGCATTCATGGGTTGCCTGACGGCGATCGCATCAATGTTAATTGCGGTTCCACCCACTTGGAGCCTCTGAAAGCTGCCGTCCGTGAGCATCAAGCCGACATTGGTTTTGCTTTTGACGGCGACGCTGATCGCGTGATTGCCGTCGATGGTCAAGGGCGCATTGTGGATGGCGACTACATCCTCTATTTCTGGGGCAAGCTGCTGAAAGACTCACAGCGTCTGCCCAATAACCTGATCATTTCCACCGTCATGGCTAACCTCGGTTTTGAGCGGGCTTGGAACGCTCTCGGTGGTGAGCTGTTGCGCACCCAGGTCGGTGACCAGCACGTTCACGCCGAAATGGTTGACCGGGGCGCCAAACTGGGAGGCGAACAATCCGGCCATATTCTCTGCCACCATTACAGTCTCACTGGCGATGGTATTTTGACGGCGCTGCACCTGGCCGATTTGGTGCAAAAAGTCGGGGGGTCTCTAGCGGCTTTGGTGGATCAAAGTTTCACCACCTATCCCCAACGTCTGGACAATATTCGCGTCGAAGATCGCGATCGCCGCAAAAACTGGCAAGCTTGTGATCCAGTGGTGCAGGCCATTGCTCAGGCAGAAGCCGACATGGGCGCTCTAGGGCGCGTGTTGGTGCGGCCATCGGGCACTGAACCGCTGATTCGGGTCATGGTCGAGGCGGAGCAGCAGCCCTTAGTCGATCATTGGACAGATCACATTGCGGCAGCGGTGCGGCAACACCTGGCAGTTTAG